A stretch of Lactuca sativa cultivar Salinas chromosome 6, Lsat_Salinas_v11, whole genome shotgun sequence DNA encodes these proteins:
- the LOC111903831 gene encoding 28 kDa ribonucleoprotein, chloroplastic, producing MATYCLTSTSLHSHPSSSSQFMCKSKSNPPDSFISSNRCTYRKDTSFLNSQLSSSSSSFTLCPKNPVTSREVFTVSAVVEGEQPQFSSEPDITGNGYSLQEDSNFRNSFKPYELYVCNLPRSCDIPELLNQFKTFGTVQSVEVSRNPETGVSKGCGYVTMSSLQEAKAAIAALDGSDVDGREMRVRFSSDMNSKYGSNESLSSRPQKNLVFESPYKVYAGNLSWSVKPEDLRNHFSRFGNVISTTVLHDRKGGKNRVYGFLSFSTPQELEAAMSLNGTEFSGRILKLREVIKWPEQEP from the exons ATGGCCACTTATTGCTTAACCTCAACCTCATTACATTCGCATCCGTCTTCTTCCTCTCAATTCATGTGTAAATCCAAATCCAATCCCCCAGATTCTTTCATTTCTTCAAATCGTTGCACTTACAGGAAAGATACATCTTTTCTGAACTCCCAATTGTCTTCTTCGTCTTCCTCTTTTACCCTCTGCCCCAAAAATCCGGTTACCAGTAGGGAGGTTTTCACCGTTTCAGCAGTTGTTGAAGGTGAACAACCACAATTTTCTTCCGAACCCGACATTACTGGAAATGGGTACAGCTTACAAGAGGATTCCAACTTCAGAAACTCTTTTAAACCATATGAATTATACGTCTGTAATCTCCCCAGAAGCTGCGACATCCCTGAGCTGCTTAATCAGTTCAAAACCTTCGGTACAGTTCAGTCCGTTGAG GTGTCAAGAAATCCCGAGACTGGGGTAAGCAAGGGATGTGGGTATGTGACCATGAGCTCACTCCAAGAAGCCAAAGCTGCCATTGCTGCACTAGATGGATCT GATGTGGATGGACGTGAAATGCGAGTGAGGTTTTCATCTGACATGAATAGTAAATATGGAAGCAACGAGTCACTGAGTTCACGACCTCAAAAGAACTTAGTATTCGAGTCGCCTTACAAAGTTTATGCTGGGAATCTTTCATGGAGTGTGAAacctgaggatttgagaaatcaTTTTAGTCGATTTGGGAATGTGATTAGTACAACAGTGTTGCATGATCGGAAAGGTGGAAAGAATCGTGTTTATGGGTTTCTTTCATTCTCAACACCTCAAGAACTTGAAGCTGCAATGTCTTTGAATGGCACA GAATTTAGTGGTAGAATATTGAAACTTCGAGAAGTTATAAAGTGGCCTGAGCAAGAGCCTTGA